In Sphingomonas phyllosphaerae 5.2, the following are encoded in one genomic region:
- a CDS encoding PEPxxWA-CTERM sorting domain-containing protein, producing MKRMMMAAALAVAGTASAPAQAATYSYDDGARSVGIAGTGPIGQSFAMIGTTLSSFGFELQTVNPTGNDPLSFTLYDGEGFGGIALKQISISAPDNALRTVFWQDVDLGGLSLTDGRIYTAALGTGTTRLAVRYGPGTTGTVDAYADGRLLTGTALPTSNRSCTAGLCDANFRFTSTGTGPIGAVPEPASWALLTLGFGAIGHALRRARGTRRARRLV from the coding sequence ATGAAGCGGATGATGATGGCGGCGGCGCTGGCCGTCGCGGGCACGGCGTCGGCTCCGGCGCAGGCGGCGACCTATAGCTACGACGATGGCGCGCGTTCGGTGGGGATCGCCGGCACCGGGCCGATCGGCCAGTCGTTCGCGATGATCGGCACGACGCTGTCGTCGTTCGGCTTCGAGTTGCAGACCGTCAATCCGACCGGCAACGACCCGCTCAGCTTCACGCTGTACGATGGCGAAGGCTTTGGCGGTATCGCCCTGAAGCAGATCAGCATCTCCGCACCCGACAACGCGCTGCGCACCGTGTTCTGGCAGGATGTCGACCTTGGCGGGCTGTCGCTCACCGACGGGCGGATCTACACCGCGGCGCTCGGCACCGGCACGACGCGGCTGGCGGTGCGGTACGGGCCGGGCACCACCGGCACCGTCGATGCCTATGCCGACGGCCGGTTGCTGACCGGCACCGCGCTGCCGACCAGCAACCGCAGCTGCACCGCCGGACTGTGCGATGCCAACTTCCGCTTCACCAGCACCGGCACCGGCCCGATCGGCGCGGTGCCCGAACCGGCGAGCTGGGCGCTGCTGACGCTCGGCTTCGGCGCGATCGGCCATGCGCTGCGCCGGGCGCGCGGCACCCGGCGGGCGCGCCGGCTGGTTTGA